The following proteins come from a genomic window of Gordonia westfalica:
- a CDS encoding NUDIX domain-containing protein gives MGDHEFDVTGTRTVYDGAIITLRVDDVAMPGGRIAEREVVEHFGAVAILARDENGRIAMVRQYRHPIGRRLLELPAGLLDQDGEAPLTAAQRELGEEADLAADTWHVLVDLALSPGFTDEALRLYLAEDLHHLDEAERVDEEADLEVEWVSLDDAVAMVLAGEIVNATSVAGILAASTAERTGSRLRGVDAPWTDEPTALRGRRRRP, from the coding sequence TTGGGCGACCACGAGTTCGATGTCACCGGCACCCGCACCGTCTACGACGGTGCGATCATCACGTTGCGCGTCGACGACGTGGCCATGCCCGGCGGCCGGATCGCCGAGCGGGAAGTCGTCGAGCACTTCGGTGCGGTGGCGATCCTCGCCCGTGACGAGAACGGCCGGATCGCCATGGTGCGCCAGTATCGGCACCCGATCGGCCGTCGTCTCCTGGAGCTGCCGGCCGGCCTTCTCGACCAGGACGGTGAGGCGCCGCTGACCGCGGCGCAGCGCGAACTGGGCGAGGAGGCCGACCTGGCCGCCGACACCTGGCACGTCCTCGTCGATCTGGCGCTCTCGCCGGGTTTCACCGACGAAGCACTCCGTCTCTACCTCGCCGAGGACCTGCACCATCTCGACGAGGCGGAGCGGGTCGACGAGGAAGCCGACCTGGAGGTCGAATGGGTGTCGCTCGACGACGCCGTCGCGATGGTCCTGGCCGGTGAGATCGTGAACGCCACCAGTGTCGCCGGCATCCTGGCCGCTTCGACGGCGGAGCGGACGGGGAGCAGGCTGCGCGGCGTCGACGCCCCGTGGACCGACGAGCCGACCGCGCTCCGCGGCCGCCGGCGTCGCCCGTGA
- a CDS encoding NAD kinase, translated as MTDDSVTESAGAREFLVVAHTGRENVLETIEAIARHCGAAGVALRVVDHDTLDRDAPDHDVIYRNREGEPERPGNIPVDPEYLRSLGAVVEVTTAESASAEGCELVIVLGGDGTFLRAAELAYPAEVPVLGINLGHIGFLAESEAHKVDEVMTQLIARDYRIEPRMTLEIDIVDPADPDPPTASSWALNEVAILNTSKNGVLELVTEVDGRPVSAFGADGVLVATPTGSTAYAFSAGGPVMWPDLEAILVVPNNAHALFARPMVTSPRSRIAVEVDKNGRSAVALCDGRRALDVPAGARVEVVRSERSVSWIRIDSDPFADRLVTKFALPVTGWRGRQA; from the coding sequence GTGACCGACGATTCGGTAACCGAGTCCGCCGGTGCCCGCGAGTTCTTGGTGGTCGCCCACACCGGACGCGAGAACGTCCTCGAGACGATCGAGGCCATCGCCCGGCACTGCGGAGCCGCCGGTGTCGCGCTGCGCGTCGTCGACCACGACACCCTCGACCGGGATGCTCCCGACCATGACGTGATCTACCGGAACCGGGAGGGCGAGCCGGAGCGGCCGGGCAACATCCCGGTCGATCCCGAATATCTCCGCTCCCTGGGCGCCGTCGTCGAGGTCACCACGGCCGAGTCCGCGTCGGCCGAGGGCTGCGAGCTCGTCATCGTCCTCGGCGGTGACGGCACGTTCCTGCGCGCCGCCGAGTTGGCCTACCCGGCGGAGGTGCCGGTCCTGGGCATCAATCTCGGGCACATCGGATTCCTCGCCGAGTCCGAGGCGCACAAGGTCGACGAGGTGATGACCCAGCTCATCGCCCGTGACTATCGCATCGAGCCGCGCATGACGCTCGAGATCGACATCGTCGACCCGGCGGACCCTGACCCGCCGACGGCGAGCAGCTGGGCGCTCAACGAGGTGGCGATCCTCAACACCAGCAAGAACGGCGTGCTCGAACTCGTCACCGAGGTCGACGGACGCCCGGTGTCGGCGTTCGGCGCCGACGGTGTGCTGGTCGCGACCCCGACCGGGTCGACGGCCTACGCGTTCTCGGCGGGCGGTCCGGTGATGTGGCCGGACCTCGAGGCCATCCTCGTGGTCCCGAACAACGCCCATGCGTTGTTCGCGCGGCCCATGGTGACGAGCCCGCGGTCGCGCATCGCCGTGGAAGTGGACAAGAACGGACGCTCGGCGGTGGCGCTGTGCGACGGCCGTCGAGCACTCGACGTGCCGGCCGGCGCCCGCGTCGAGGTCGTACGCAGCGAGCGCTCGGTGAGCTGGATCCGGATCGACTCCGATCCGTTCGCCGACCGGCTCGTGACCAAGTTCGCCCTCCCGGTCACGGGATGGCGAGGGAGGCAGGCATAG
- a CDS encoding TlyA family RNA methyltransferase, whose product MATRARLDAELVRRGLARSREQARELVDAGVVKVNGTVAAKAATGVTRDTPIVVVEAPKDDWASRGAHKLLGALEAFEPQGLTLAGRRCLDAGASTGGFTDVLLRRGVREVVAVDVGYGQLIWRLQNDDRVHVHDRTNVRHLEPEAIGGPVDVVVADLSFISLGLVLPAFARCARPGADLLPMVKPQFEVGKDRVGSGGVVRDPALRAEAVLGVATEAAALGLETCGVVASPLPGPSGNVEFFLWLRNGPGDRAGEESGESDRVDRSGSSDELRSMIDRAVAEGPR is encoded by the coding sequence GTGGCGACCAGAGCACGACTCGACGCGGAACTCGTCCGACGCGGATTGGCACGGTCCCGGGAACAGGCCCGCGAACTCGTCGACGCCGGCGTCGTGAAGGTCAACGGAACGGTGGCGGCGAAAGCCGCGACCGGAGTCACCCGCGACACCCCGATCGTCGTCGTCGAGGCACCGAAGGACGACTGGGCGTCACGCGGTGCCCACAAACTGCTGGGGGCGCTCGAGGCGTTCGAACCCCAGGGTCTGACGCTGGCCGGACGCCGGTGTCTCGATGCCGGGGCGTCGACAGGTGGCTTCACCGACGTCCTGCTGCGTCGCGGCGTGCGCGAGGTCGTCGCCGTGGATGTCGGCTACGGACAACTGATCTGGCGTCTGCAGAACGACGACCGCGTCCATGTGCATGACCGCACCAACGTGCGGCACCTCGAGCCGGAGGCGATCGGTGGTCCGGTCGACGTCGTCGTCGCCGACCTGTCCTTCATCTCGCTCGGACTCGTCCTTCCCGCGTTCGCCCGATGCGCGCGGCCGGGGGCCGATCTGCTGCCGATGGTCAAACCCCAGTTCGAGGTGGGGAAGGACCGCGTCGGGTCCGGTGGCGTCGTACGCGATCCCGCGTTGCGGGCCGAGGCCGTCCTGGGAGTGGCGACCGAGGCCGCCGCCCTCGGGCTGGAGACCTGTGGCGTCGTGGCCAGTCCGCTGCCCGGACCGTCGGGCAATGTCGAATTCTTCCTCTGGCTGCGCAACGGGCCCGGTGACCGGGCAGGCGAGGAGTCGGGGGAGAGCGATAGGGTCGACCGGTCGGGCTCGTCCGACGAGCTCCGCTCCATGATCGATCGTGCGGTTGCGGAGGGGCCGCGCTGA
- the steA gene encoding putative cytokinetic ring protein SteA, translating into MKMPALLARNTEELPGVTGIARIDKNTKRLLSRVGPGDIAILDEVDLDRVTADALVEANVVAVVNVSRSITGRYPNLGPEVLVASGIVLLDDVGPEIFKRVKDGAKVRVHDDRLFVGERRLALGTELDERDIADIMIGAKAGLVDHLEAFSGNTIEFIRSESPLLIDGVGVPEIDANLAGRHVVIVGEGADRAADLRSLKPFIKEYQPVMVGVGTGADTLMKAGYKPAIIVGDPEHIKTPTLKSGAQLVLPADTDGHATGLERIQDLGIGATTFPAAGSAEDLALLLTDYHGADLIVTVGYPGSLDDFFDRSRRESNPSMFLTRLKVGQKLVDAKAVATLYRSRVSGAAIACVVLAALVAVIAALLLSNTGTDVTDWIVTQWNALLDWAREVWNR; encoded by the coding sequence ATGAAGATGCCTGCACTGCTCGCGCGTAACACCGAAGAACTGCCTGGCGTGACCGGTATCGCCAGGATCGACAAGAACACCAAACGGCTGCTGAGTCGGGTCGGCCCCGGTGACATCGCCATCCTCGACGAGGTGGATCTCGACCGCGTGACCGCCGACGCGCTCGTCGAGGCGAACGTCGTCGCGGTGGTCAACGTCTCGCGCTCCATCACCGGCCGCTACCCGAACCTCGGTCCGGAGGTGCTGGTCGCATCGGGCATCGTCCTGCTCGACGACGTGGGCCCGGAGATCTTCAAGCGCGTCAAGGACGGCGCCAAGGTGCGGGTCCACGATGACCGTCTGTTCGTCGGTGAGCGTCGCCTGGCACTCGGCACCGAACTCGACGAGCGTGACATCGCCGACATCATGATCGGCGCCAAGGCGGGTCTGGTCGACCACCTGGAGGCCTTCTCCGGCAACACCATCGAGTTCATCCGGAGCGAGTCGCCGCTGCTGATCGACGGCGTCGGCGTGCCGGAGATCGACGCAAACCTCGCCGGCCGGCATGTGGTCATCGTCGGCGAGGGCGCCGACCGCGCTGCGGATCTGCGTTCGCTCAAGCCGTTCATCAAGGAGTACCAGCCGGTGATGGTGGGTGTCGGCACCGGTGCGGACACCTTGATGAAGGCCGGGTACAAGCCCGCGATCATCGTCGGCGATCCCGAGCACATCAAGACGCCGACGCTGAAATCCGGTGCGCAGCTGGTGCTCCCGGCCGACACCGACGGTCACGCGACCGGCCTGGAACGCATCCAGGATCTCGGCATCGGCGCGACCACCTTCCCCGCGGCCGGCTCCGCGGAAGACCTCGCCCTGCTGCTGACCGACTACCACGGCGCCGACCTGATCGTCACCGTCGGCTACCCCGGATCGCTCGACGACTTCTTCGACCGTTCGCGCCGCGAGAGCAACCCGTCGATGTTCCTGACCCGACTCAAGGTGGGGCAGAAGCTCGTCGACGCGAAAGCCGTTGCGACGCTGTACCGCAGCCGCGTGTCCGGCGCCGCCATCGCATGTGTCGTCCTGGCCGCACTGGTCGCCGTGATCGCGGCGCTGCTGCTGTCCAACACCGGCACCGACGTCACCGATTGGATTGTCACGCAGTGGAATGCGCTGCTGGACTGGGCGCGAGAGGTCTGGAACCGATAG
- the recN gene encoding DNA repair protein RecN yields the protein MLEELSITGLGVIEEAQARFHPGFTVLTGETGAGKTMIVTSLHLLSGARADATRVRSGSAKAIVEGRFRLANAEGVQKDPMVAEILDSTGAELDDDDTVIAVRSVSADGRSRAHLGGRSVPVGVMGQLTTAVLAIHGQNDQLRLLRPEHQRAALDTFGGSKATAALEAYRKARTTWVQILDELDARRANYRELAQEADRLRFGIEEIAAVDPVPGEDEELTATIRRLSDLESIRGAADQAHHIVAGDSGSSVIEGLGTVRTLLEGAADDTLRGLVPRVAEALTVITDVGAELTAFTSSLPADADELDKLLARQAELKSLVRKYAPDVDGVIDWRHKAQARLAEIEDPRSSIEELETKAAAALEKVESAATKLHTLRVKAASSMADKVSKELKGLAMGDSALAVSVGPEPASPEDRLAITVDGTRAHAGADGADKVEFALVAHPGATPLPIAKSASGGELSRVMLALEVVLAAPTSGSVMVFDEVDAGVGGRAAVEIGKRLSRLARAHQVIVVTHLPQVAAFADNHLVIGKSKKGALVTSSVRTLDRDERVAELARMLAGLGESDTGRAHAEELLAIAEAERAAH from the coding sequence GTGCTCGAAGAACTGTCGATCACCGGACTCGGTGTCATCGAGGAGGCGCAGGCGCGCTTCCATCCGGGTTTCACGGTGCTCACCGGCGAGACGGGTGCGGGCAAGACGATGATCGTCACCAGCCTGCACCTGCTGTCCGGGGCGCGTGCAGACGCGACCCGGGTCCGCTCCGGCAGCGCCAAGGCGATCGTCGAGGGCCGGTTCCGGCTGGCGAACGCCGAGGGCGTGCAGAAGGACCCGATGGTCGCCGAGATCCTCGACTCCACCGGCGCCGAACTCGACGACGACGACACCGTCATCGCGGTCCGGTCGGTCAGCGCCGACGGACGATCACGGGCACACCTGGGTGGCCGGTCGGTACCGGTCGGCGTGATGGGCCAGCTCACCACCGCAGTCCTCGCCATCCACGGCCAGAACGATCAGCTCCGTCTGCTGCGACCGGAGCATCAGCGCGCCGCGCTCGACACCTTCGGCGGTTCGAAGGCGACTGCTGCACTGGAGGCGTACCGCAAAGCGCGGACCACGTGGGTGCAGATCCTCGACGAACTCGACGCCCGACGCGCCAACTACCGCGAGCTCGCCCAGGAAGCCGACCGGCTGCGGTTCGGCATCGAGGAGATCGCCGCGGTCGACCCGGTCCCGGGTGAGGACGAGGAACTCACCGCGACGATCCGGCGCCTGTCCGACCTGGAATCCATTCGCGGCGCCGCCGACCAGGCGCACCACATCGTCGCCGGCGACTCGGGGTCGTCGGTCATCGAAGGGCTGGGTACGGTTCGCACGCTCCTCGAAGGGGCTGCCGACGACACGTTGCGCGGTCTGGTCCCGCGGGTCGCCGAGGCGCTCACGGTCATCACCGACGTGGGTGCCGAACTGACGGCGTTCACCTCGAGCCTGCCGGCCGATGCCGACGAACTCGACAAACTCCTCGCGCGTCAGGCCGAGCTCAAGTCACTCGTGCGCAAGTACGCGCCCGATGTCGACGGGGTCATCGACTGGCGGCACAAGGCGCAGGCCCGCCTGGCCGAGATCGAGGACCCCCGGTCGTCGATCGAAGAACTGGAGACCAAGGCCGCCGCGGCGCTGGAGAAGGTCGAGTCCGCCGCGACAAAGCTGCACACCCTGCGCGTCAAGGCGGCGTCGTCGATGGCCGACAAGGTGTCCAAGGAACTCAAGGGCCTCGCGATGGGCGACTCGGCGCTGGCGGTCTCCGTGGGGCCCGAACCGGCCTCGCCCGAGGACCGACTCGCGATCACGGTCGACGGCACCCGTGCCCATGCCGGCGCGGACGGCGCCGACAAGGTCGAATTCGCTCTCGTCGCACATCCCGGGGCCACGCCGCTGCCGATCGCGAAATCTGCGTCGGGCGGCGAACTGTCGCGCGTGATGCTCGCGCTGGAGGTGGTGCTCGCGGCCCCGACCTCCGGCTCGGTCATGGTGTTCGACGAGGTCGACGCCGGCGTCGGCGGGCGCGCCGCCGTCGAGATCGGCAAGCGGCTCTCACGTCTGGCCCGCGCCCACCAGGTCATCGTCGTCACCCACCTCCCGCAGGTCGCGGCCTTCGCCGACAACCACCTCGTCATCGGCAAGTCCAAGAAGGGCGCGCTGGTCACCAGCAGTGTGCGGACCCTCGACCGGGACGAACGGGTCGCCGAGCTGGCGCGCATGCTCGCCGGCCTGGGGGAGTCCGACACCGGACGCGCCCACGCGGAGGAACTGCTCGCCATCGCGGAGGCGGAGCGGGCCGCTCACTGA
- a CDS encoding CTP synthase produces the protein MRPLRHVHDTKHIFVTGGVASSLGKGLTASSLGQLLTSRGLRVTMQKLDPYLNVDPGTMNPFQHGEVFVTEDGAETDLDVGHYERFLDRNLSQSANVTTGQVYSTIIAKERRGEYLGETVQVIPHITDELKSRVLAMGEPDADGEVPDVVITEIGGTVGDIESLPFIEAARQVRHDVGRDNVFFLHVSLVPYLAPSGELKTKPTQHSVAALRNVGIQPDALILRCDRDVPEGLKKKIALMCDVELDGVISTPDAPSIYDIPKVLHNEHLDAYVVRKLGLPFRDVDWTVWGELLHRVHEPRETVRVALVGKYVDLPDAYLSVTEAIRAGGFAWKARTEIKWVPSDDCDTPAGAQAALGDVDAILIPGGFGIRGIEGKVGAISYARRRGIPLLGLCLGLQCVVIEAARSVGLDEASSTEFDPDTPHPVISTMADQADAVAGEADLGGTMRLGAYDAVLKAGSVVAESYGSREVSERHRHRFEVNNAYRDKIADSGLVFSGTSPDGHLVEFVEYPKSVHPFFVATQAHPELKSRPTRPHPLFRSFIEAALKYKAAERLPVDLGDDYESNDAPAEAVAAVNDVTVEPVAGIDETGAGA, from the coding sequence TTGCGACCTTTGCGACACGTTCACGACACCAAGCACATATTTGTCACTGGTGGCGTCGCCTCTTCACTGGGTAAGGGCCTCACGGCTTCGAGCCTGGGTCAACTTCTCACTTCTCGGGGCCTACGGGTCACGATGCAGAAGCTCGATCCCTATCTGAATGTCGATCCCGGCACGATGAATCCTTTCCAGCACGGAGAGGTCTTCGTCACCGAGGACGGCGCGGAGACCGACCTCGACGTCGGACACTACGAACGCTTCCTGGACCGGAACCTTTCGCAATCGGCGAATGTGACCACGGGACAGGTGTATTCGACGATCATCGCCAAGGAACGGCGCGGCGAGTACCTCGGTGAGACCGTGCAGGTAATCCCGCACATCACCGACGAACTCAAGTCCCGGGTGCTGGCCATGGGTGAACCCGATGCCGACGGTGAGGTTCCCGATGTCGTCATCACCGAGATCGGTGGCACGGTCGGCGACATCGAGTCGCTGCCGTTCATCGAGGCCGCTCGCCAGGTGCGCCACGACGTGGGCCGCGACAACGTGTTCTTCCTGCACGTGTCGCTGGTGCCGTACCTGGCGCCGTCGGGCGAGCTGAAGACCAAGCCCACCCAGCACTCCGTCGCCGCGCTGCGCAACGTCGGTATCCAGCCCGACGCGCTCATCCTGCGCTGCGACCGCGACGTGCCCGAGGGGCTCAAGAAGAAGATCGCGCTGATGTGCGACGTCGAACTCGACGGCGTGATCTCGACCCCCGACGCACCGTCGATCTACGACATCCCCAAGGTGCTGCACAACGAGCACCTCGACGCGTACGTCGTCCGCAAGCTCGGGCTGCCGTTCCGCGACGTCGACTGGACGGTCTGGGGCGAGTTGCTCCACCGGGTCCACGAGCCGCGCGAGACGGTCCGGGTGGCGCTGGTCGGCAAGTACGTCGATCTGCCCGACGCCTACCTGTCGGTCACCGAGGCCATCCGTGCCGGTGGCTTCGCCTGGAAGGCGCGCACCGAGATCAAGTGGGTGCCGTCGGACGACTGCGACACCCCGGCTGGTGCGCAGGCCGCACTCGGCGACGTCGACGCGATCCTGATCCCCGGAGGCTTCGGCATCCGCGGTATCGAGGGCAAGGTCGGCGCGATCTCCTACGCCCGCCGCCGCGGCATCCCGCTGCTCGGCCTGTGCCTCGGTCTGCAGTGCGTGGTCATCGAGGCCGCCCGGTCGGTGGGGCTCGACGAGGCCAGCTCGACGGAGTTCGATCCCGACACCCCGCATCCGGTGATCTCGACGATGGCGGACCAGGCCGACGCCGTGGCCGGTGAAGCGGACCTGGGCGGGACCATGCGCCTCGGCGCCTACGACGCCGTCCTGAAGGCGGGTTCGGTCGTGGCCGAGTCGTACGGCTCCCGCGAGGTGTCCGAGCGTCACCGTCACCGCTTCGAGGTCAACAACGCCTACCGCGACAAGATCGCCGATTCGGGTCTGGTCTTCTCGGGGACCTCGCCCGACGGGCACCTCGTCGAATTCGTCGAGTACCCCAAGTCGGTGCACCCGTTCTTCGTCGCGACGCAGGCGCACCCGGAGCTCAAGAGTCGTCCGACGCGCCCGCATCCGCTGTTCCGGTCGTTCATCGAGGCCGCGCTGAAGTACAAGGCGGCCGAACGGCTTCCGGTGGATCTCGGTGACGACTACGAGTCCAATGACGCTCCGGCCGAGGCTGTTGCCGCGGTCAACGACGTCACCGTCGAACCCGTCGCCGGGATCGACGAGACCGGCGCCGGGGCCTGA
- a CDS encoding HAD-IIA family hydrolase, with the protein MSDRDRPQRDGRGERDTRDQRESRGQGGPRGQRGSRGQSDSGRGRRPERPGRERGDGGRRQQGPPFPDDVNASDLDPEVRRDLLTLDKTNAEIVAKHLVMVSRLLLEEPALALEHARAARGRASRVGVVRETAGIAAYNAGEWQESATELRAARRITGNTSLLPLIADCERGLGRPERAVEIARGDDGRALKGEDATEMRIVEAGARIDLGEPEKAVVTLQAENLKPGQVGTGPARLFYAYASALYASGRRDESVTWFMNAAAADIDDVTDAEFRLTELAGDDAPAAVDEQDVNGVDVLADSAVSAAPAAEPESPAPVSAAPVSTEPAETEPVSVEPAVESTPARSTAAESSAAPAKVEDETPDVAVPEAVNETVREQQSVDADSIESVEGTADLSATSSYVAEDGAGSQALVDRYDALLLDLDGTVFAGHQALPNAVDTLDRLDIPRFFVTNNASRRPAEVAAHLRELGFDATEDLVVTSAQSGARLLSEHLAPGSRALVIGTDGLAQEVREVGIGVTRSADDRPAAVIQGHSTDTGWAQLSEAALAIRAGALWVATNVDATLPSERGLLVGNGSMVAALRNATGKEPLVAGKPAAPLMADAITRAAANAPLVVGDRLDTDIEGAHAVGIESALVLTGVSTVTDLLAAPPEQRPTYVVDDLAGMFDDIDSVRVSDQPGWKVDVDGSTVTVSGSGDQIGLVPAVAAATWAAVDAGVADPEELRIRAEGTARDKLASLGVTLVG; encoded by the coding sequence ATGAGTGATCGTGATCGTCCGCAGCGCGACGGACGCGGTGAGCGTGATACACGAGATCAGCGGGAGTCTCGGGGCCAGGGCGGTCCCCGAGGTCAGCGGGGATCCCGCGGTCAGAGCGACTCGGGTCGAGGGCGACGTCCGGAACGCCCGGGCCGCGAGCGCGGCGACGGTGGTCGCCGGCAGCAGGGCCCTCCGTTCCCCGATGATGTCAATGCGTCGGACCTCGACCCGGAGGTTCGTCGCGACCTCCTGACTCTCGACAAGACCAACGCCGAGATCGTCGCCAAGCACCTGGTGATGGTCTCGCGACTCCTCCTCGAAGAGCCTGCCCTGGCTCTCGAACACGCTCGTGCCGCCCGCGGCCGCGCATCGCGTGTCGGTGTGGTCCGGGAGACGGCGGGCATCGCCGCCTACAACGCCGGCGAGTGGCAGGAGTCGGCCACCGAGCTGCGTGCCGCTCGTCGGATCACCGGCAACACCTCGTTGCTGCCCCTCATCGCGGACTGCGAGCGTGGGCTCGGTCGTCCGGAGCGTGCCGTCGAGATCGCCCGCGGCGACGACGGTCGTGCGCTCAAGGGTGAGGATGCCACCGAGATGCGCATCGTCGAAGCCGGTGCACGGATCGACCTCGGCGAGCCCGAGAAGGCGGTCGTGACGCTGCAGGCCGAGAATCTCAAGCCCGGCCAGGTCGGCACCGGTCCCGCGCGACTGTTCTACGCGTACGCGTCCGCGCTGTACGCATCCGGCCGACGCGACGAATCGGTCACCTGGTTCATGAATGCGGCCGCTGCCGACATCGATGACGTGACCGACGCCGAGTTCCGTCTGACCGAGCTCGCCGGCGACGACGCACCCGCGGCCGTCGACGAGCAGGATGTCAACGGCGTCGATGTGCTCGCCGATTCCGCGGTCTCGGCTGCACCGGCGGCAGAACCCGAGAGCCCAGCTCCGGTCTCCGCAGCTCCGGTCTCTACCGAGCCCGCCGAGACCGAGCCTGTTTCCGTCGAACCTGCCGTCGAGTCGACCCCAGCCAGGTCGACCGCAGCCGAGTCGAGTGCTGCGCCCGCGAAGGTCGAGGACGAGACCCCCGACGTCGCGGTCCCGGAGGCGGTGAACGAGACTGTGCGCGAGCAGCAGTCCGTCGACGCCGACTCGATCGAGAGTGTGGAGGGCACCGCCGACCTGTCGGCGACGTCGAGCTACGTCGCGGAGGACGGCGCCGGGTCGCAGGCACTCGTCGATCGTTACGACGCGCTCCTGCTCGACCTCGACGGGACCGTGTTCGCCGGACACCAGGCCCTGCCGAATGCGGTCGACACCCTCGACCGGCTCGACATCCCGCGTTTCTTCGTGACCAACAACGCCAGCCGTCGGCCCGCCGAGGTCGCCGCGCACCTCCGTGAACTCGGCTTCGACGCCACCGAAGACCTGGTCGTCACCAGTGCGCAGTCGGGAGCCCGGTTGCTGTCCGAACATCTCGCACCGGGTTCGAGGGCGCTGGTCATCGGCACGGACGGCCTGGCGCAAGAGGTCCGCGAAGTCGGCATCGGTGTCACGCGGAGCGCCGACGATCGGCCCGCAGCCGTGATCCAGGGCCATTCGACCGACACCGGCTGGGCACAGCTCTCCGAGGCCGCATTGGCGATCCGAGCCGGCGCCCTGTGGGTGGCGACCAACGTCGACGCCACGTTGCCGTCCGAACGCGGGCTGCTCGTGGGCAACGGCTCGATGGTGGCCGCCCTGCGCAATGCGACCGGCAAGGAACCGCTCGTCGCCGGCAAGCCCGCCGCGCCGCTGATGGCGGATGCCATCACGCGGGCTGCGGCCAACGCCCCGCTCGTCGTCGGCGATCGTCTCGACACCGACATCGAGGGTGCACACGCCGTCGGCATCGAGAGCGCTCTGGTCCTCACCGGCGTCAGCACGGTCACCGACCTGCTGGCCGCGCCACCGGAACAGCGACCCACCTACGTCGTCGACGATCTGGCCGGCATGTTCGACGACATCGACTCGGTGCGCGTGTCCGACCAGCCCGGCTGGAAGGTGGACGTGGACGGATCCACCGTCACCGTGTCCGGCTCGGGCGACCAGATCGGTCTCGTGCCGGCGGTTGCAGCCGCCACCTGGGCGGCGGTCGACGCCGGTGTCGCCGATCCCGAGGAGCTGAGGATTCGTGCCGAGGGCACGGCGCGGGACAAGCTGGCTTCGCTGGGTGTCACCCTCGTCGGCTAG
- a CDS encoding copper transporter → MISLRQHAISLVAVFLALALGLFLGSGFVGDRVNSMTGTSRDRIGDLEDQRDDLNAKLNASNSFDLAIGPRLIANTLRGQSVLVVTAPNAADADVDAVKENISGAGARFAGQIALTESLLSDQNAEQLRTIVDQTIPPGAMLRAELTDSGSRAGDLLGTLVLSGKTTRPASSGDRRTGLAALRDGGFIDYANNAVTPADLMVVVTGDEFGPDSGAQGALVARLAAAASVRGVGGVLVGRTGSANGGSPIAVVRADPSLANAVSTVDNVDQPTGLITTVLALAAEGKGATGAYGTGAGATAVTVGADGKPAA, encoded by the coding sequence ATGATTTCGCTACGACAGCATGCGATCTCACTGGTCGCGGTATTCCTGGCATTGGCGCTCGGACTGTTCCTCGGCTCGGGGTTCGTCGGCGATCGGGTGAATTCGATGACCGGCACCAGCCGGGACCGGATCGGTGATCTCGAGGACCAGCGTGACGACCTGAACGCGAAACTGAACGCGTCCAACAGTTTCGATCTGGCGATCGGGCCCCGGCTCATCGCCAACACCCTGCGCGGACAGTCAGTTCTGGTGGTGACCGCCCCCAACGCGGCCGACGCCGACGTCGACGCCGTGAAGGAGAACATCTCCGGGGCCGGTGCGCGCTTCGCCGGTCAGATCGCGCTCACCGAGTCGCTGCTGAGCGACCAGAACGCCGAGCAACTGCGCACCATCGTCGACCAGACGATCCCGCCGGGCGCGATGCTCCGTGCCGAGCTGACCGACTCGGGCAGCCGGGCCGGTGACCTCCTCGGAACGCTGGTGCTCTCCGGCAAGACCACCCGGCCGGCGTCGTCCGGCGACCGTCGGACCGGTCTGGCGGCCCTGCGCGACGGCGGATTCATCGACTACGCCAACAACGCCGTCACACCGGCGGATCTGATGGTCGTGGTCACCGGAGACGAGTTCGGTCCCGACTCGGGTGCACAGGGTGCGCTCGTGGCCCGGCTTGCCGCGGCGGCATCCGTCCGCGGCGTGGGCGGGGTGCTCGTGGGTAGGACCGGTTCGGCGAACGGGGGCTCACCCATCGCCGTGGTTCGTGCCGACCCGTCGCTGGCCAACGCGGTGTCCACGGTCGACAACGTCGACCAGCCGACCGGTCTCATCACGACGGTCCTGGCGCTCGCCGCCGAGGGCAAGGGTGCGACCGGGGCCTACGGCACCGGCGCCGGCGCCACCGCGGTCACCGTCGGGGCCGACGGCAAACCGGCCGCCTGA